A genomic segment from Polyangium mundeleinium encodes:
- a CDS encoding FG-GAP-like repeat-containing protein, with product MSYFDQVLDGDVNRLVAAAPMWSSLVARKRVATYAPVKESVRRPAFHALIPLLLFIICVLAGGACSDLPRTEIGEAKQAVDGENPPGEEPGPSQDPTCPPAPSDVASSFPPDLSGSETTPAGTMPGSFSVTPTGEAHYTMPLVVPPGRAGLQPKHSIAYDSSAGDGPLGVGFSLTGFSVITRCPQTVAQDGAIRPVMYDTDDALCLDGRRLVLVGQSAGVHEFRTLPDSFVKVLAYFPSGWDETLGPQTFRVFTKEGLTLEYGGTAENGRAVIPDGTVRAWWMTKTTDRSGNFIEYEYLPRNESAGSQRYTAELVPKEIRYTGHSPSNTPPSRAIIFDYVDKPATATRTFFTRGIVLKSAFLLWGIRTLGPGNQPARWYHLEYETSTNTGRKRLSSVEECTADMLPVCKPETKFTWSAPPRGFQTPSTSTQIETPESPFGSVMPMDVTGDGLDDLVLVDAPEVGGAQPRSNFMVAANLGPTATQPFDTLTLGAQRARPPNAPEDKPLQPELGTPLDYNHDGRMDIFLHDPYASRTTWHVLLTQPNGTFVDVDTSIARHYGLWVNSPQGHGSAHLADVNGDGMPDLINCIEEIPLLKNKWALHLWTADGPGFSTAPIQLPLDVHPCNRELYPVDVDADGRAELVVRDHFLDMNGFPHYTNKYIALGYRAPSSPLEEITLELVASPGGVYWLDVNGDGLPDAIETGWNDRQLRTFLNTGNGFSGSIDTLTPPVLDADEHAKLGAPIDWDGDGMQDLLLPMKLAAGNLPSWVVLRSLGDGQFEIEDTTIPFDAAMTQAGITIADPRGPRVIDADGDGAHDVLLPHNGFFHVHRNLASQPDTLLAVRDGMNPLKEGHAGSLPNVSIQYTTLIDTSITEDAPPGLQDRHTYVSRYDTANGCAYPMRCIVGPRRVVSSYAVFTGAEKPRHFRVRYRDGRWHRLGRGFLGFGERILDDLDKGGGTIEVYDNVTFDPTLNVYPFAGRPVRLLRWNLPWPAPITQPIELGFTSIMYQVVPTSGGSSYFTIPVYRRERREEDIYHNPIAFFDGVEPFVRDAYSGYTSATRLSESIHVLADYDLLGNALEETTFIGRDLPFLNPAAGADTIERVARTFSNDTANWQIGLLEAQEHCSTVGSQTACRNMTRTYDTSGRTKTVAWGTPGDPETQVSVLFSRDGFGNITKTVALDAFEGRRATCTSYEAEGVFPYAQRNAEGHLTLTKFDPRHGGLLATIDPDALTTQWAYDGLGRTKRELRPDGTQTTVGLARLGSGNAGDPWTIQATTTATGAGTEVTEVDPLGRVLRTLSPGVATATTPSPPRILREILYDEYGEHVARRLVPIAENAPQNQRRYESFYRDALGRITNHVSPWDGSTTYTYEGETVRIEDPRSHETVTTLDSLGRPATITDAHGMDTTYTYGPFGVLWRVKDPGEAETVTEHDAYGRVRVANDPDRGVTELHYSGFGDLRWSQDALGRKMTLSRDRLGRVKQRSDTNTTTPGTPVENTYWVWDTAQGKGVGKIASVTSPAGHIERFRYDALGRVANMGLAIDNEAFDVSFAYDPQYGRLATTTTQAPGEAPFVVARDYDAAGHLLAVRDPATPAADAYWTLTATDGAGRITGEKFGNDATTTRTYFADKNRVESIFTQSGTTTLQHLWYTYDDKLNLETRSDYVQIPSKTETFSYDALDRLECASFDALGDPCQRKWEYLDNGNLLVAPGLGQYEYMSRPHVVDKVGAAQFYHDAVGNQIGRPGATIEYTPFDQPKRFTLAGGAVTLDYSGDGARIRKTTPTTVTVYLGGLYERVTHLDSQLVEHRYYISSSERPVAVVTRSAGSTSTLYLHVDNLGSIDVVTNGAGSQHERRSYDPFGARRNPAWGASGPWSPSASTTIGFTGHEADDELGLVHMRGRVYDPTFGRFLTMDPIVSRPLDGQNWNPYAYVLNNPLAYVDPSGFEQTTPGQPLPEPFSPEEILVIGEAPPVAPKPVSNDDGWELPAGYGIVWPTDVGTWGNTARFEPAPPPLPERGPQSGWDIAVSFLRGAVGAYGESVVEGAITAVVTAMPGGLFLNSGYQLLKLWTAGIHEAREGYRADGVMGAVAGYLNVLNPLYHLGVGVTGSVLAVEDKDYQAVGARAFGVGAMVVTAIVSGKLAAAEGAVARGGASTGSGQGGILVRFGAEAESAEALAAGAAKAEAHGFPHGVSTKLVSRLSGSDRAHRSAPYAEVTKHFEVQQTGRNPAHHTVHLPKPVTAEVARLFNEIFQVRQ from the coding sequence GTGTCGTATTTCGATCAGGTGCTTGACGGTGACGTGAACCGTCTGGTAGCTGCCGCCCCCATGTGGTCCAGCTTGGTTGCCAGGAAGCGCGTCGCTACCTACGCTCCGGTCAAGGAATCCGTCCGCCGCCCGGCATTTCACGCCCTGATCCCGCTCCTCCTCTTCATTATCTGCGTCCTCGCAGGAGGTGCTTGCTCGGATCTGCCGAGAACCGAGATAGGCGAGGCGAAGCAGGCCGTAGATGGCGAAAACCCGCCCGGCGAAGAACCTGGACCGTCACAGGATCCCACATGTCCGCCTGCGCCAAGTGATGTCGCCTCTTCATTCCCGCCGGACCTGAGCGGTTCGGAGACGACACCTGCTGGCACCATGCCAGGATCATTCTCCGTCACCCCCACGGGCGAGGCGCACTACACCATGCCGCTCGTCGTTCCGCCGGGGCGTGCAGGTTTGCAGCCCAAGCATTCAATCGCTTATGACAGCTCGGCCGGCGATGGCCCGCTGGGTGTGGGCTTCTCGCTCACGGGCTTCTCCGTCATCACGCGCTGCCCGCAAACCGTGGCGCAGGACGGGGCAATTCGACCGGTCATGTACGACACGGACGACGCGCTTTGCCTCGATGGAAGGCGCCTCGTCCTCGTCGGCCAATCGGCTGGCGTTCACGAGTTCCGGACCCTGCCCGACTCCTTCGTCAAGGTCCTCGCCTATTTCCCCAGCGGCTGGGATGAGACACTCGGTCCCCAGACCTTCCGTGTCTTCACCAAGGAGGGGCTGACCCTCGAATACGGAGGGACCGCGGAGAACGGGCGCGCCGTCATTCCCGATGGCACCGTCCGTGCCTGGTGGATGACGAAGACCACCGATCGGAGCGGGAATTTCATCGAGTACGAGTATCTGCCGCGGAACGAGTCTGCGGGCAGCCAACGCTACACGGCCGAGCTCGTTCCGAAGGAGATTCGGTATACCGGCCATTCTCCCTCGAACACGCCTCCGTCGCGAGCCATCATCTTCGACTACGTCGATAAGCCTGCGACCGCGACAAGGACGTTCTTTACACGCGGCATCGTGCTGAAAAGCGCGTTCCTTTTGTGGGGCATCCGGACTCTTGGTCCCGGAAATCAGCCAGCGCGCTGGTACCACCTGGAATACGAGACGAGCACGAACACGGGCCGCAAGCGTCTTTCGAGTGTGGAAGAGTGCACAGCGGACATGCTTCCGGTCTGCAAGCCCGAGACGAAGTTCACCTGGAGCGCGCCGCCCCGCGGCTTTCAGACGCCTTCCACTTCCACGCAAATCGAGACGCCGGAATCGCCGTTCGGCTCGGTCATGCCGATGGACGTGACCGGGGATGGTCTCGATGACCTCGTGCTCGTTGATGCGCCCGAGGTGGGCGGTGCGCAGCCACGCTCAAATTTCATGGTCGCGGCGAACCTCGGCCCCACGGCCACGCAACCGTTCGATACGCTCACGCTCGGCGCGCAGCGCGCGAGGCCTCCCAACGCCCCCGAAGATAAACCCCTCCAGCCGGAGCTCGGGACGCCGCTCGATTACAATCACGATGGGCGCATGGACATCTTCCTCCATGATCCCTACGCCTCTCGTACGACCTGGCACGTCCTGCTGACGCAACCGAATGGCACGTTCGTGGACGTGGATACAAGCATCGCGCGACATTACGGGCTCTGGGTGAACTCCCCCCAAGGCCACGGCTCGGCGCATCTCGCCGACGTGAACGGCGACGGGATGCCCGATCTGATCAATTGCATTGAAGAGATACCTTTACTAAAAAACAAGTGGGCACTCCATCTATGGACTGCTGACGGCCCTGGGTTCTCGACGGCACCCATTCAGCTACCGCTCGATGTCCACCCCTGCAATCGGGAGCTCTACCCGGTGGACGTGGACGCAGATGGTCGTGCCGAACTTGTTGTGCGGGATCACTTTCTCGATATGAACGGGTTCCCACACTACACAAATAAGTACATTGCCCTCGGCTACCGCGCGCCATCGAGCCCTCTCGAAGAGATCACGCTTGAGCTCGTTGCCTCACCGGGTGGAGTCTACTGGCTGGATGTAAACGGCGACGGTCTGCCAGACGCCATCGAGACGGGCTGGAACGACCGGCAGCTCCGAACGTTTCTGAATACGGGGAATGGGTTCAGCGGATCCATCGATACCTTGACGCCTCCCGTACTCGACGCGGACGAGCACGCGAAACTCGGCGCGCCGATCGATTGGGATGGTGATGGGATGCAGGATTTGCTCCTGCCGATGAAGCTCGCCGCGGGCAACCTGCCCTCCTGGGTGGTTCTCCGGTCTCTCGGCGACGGACAGTTCGAGATCGAGGACACGACCATCCCCTTCGATGCGGCCATGACGCAGGCTGGCATCACCATCGCTGATCCGCGCGGCCCACGTGTCATCGACGCCGACGGAGACGGCGCGCACGATGTACTCCTGCCGCACAACGGATTCTTCCACGTCCACCGCAACCTTGCGTCGCAACCTGACACGCTCCTCGCCGTGCGCGACGGCATGAATCCGCTCAAGGAAGGTCATGCTGGCTCGCTGCCCAATGTCTCGATTCAGTACACGACGCTAATCGACACGAGCATCACCGAGGACGCACCGCCCGGACTGCAAGACAGGCACACCTATGTATCGCGTTACGATACGGCGAATGGGTGCGCATATCCAATGCGCTGCATTGTCGGACCGCGGCGCGTGGTCTCCTCCTACGCCGTGTTCACGGGCGCAGAAAAACCACGCCATTTCCGTGTTCGTTATCGCGACGGCCGCTGGCATCGGCTCGGCCGCGGCTTCCTGGGGTTCGGTGAGCGCATCCTCGACGACCTCGACAAGGGCGGCGGGACGATCGAGGTCTACGACAATGTCACCTTCGACCCGACCCTGAATGTATATCCATTCGCGGGGCGGCCGGTGCGCCTCCTGCGCTGGAACCTCCCCTGGCCAGCGCCCATCACGCAGCCGATCGAGCTCGGGTTCACCTCGATCATGTACCAGGTGGTCCCGACCTCGGGAGGCTCGAGCTACTTCACGATTCCCGTCTACCGGAGGGAGCGCCGCGAGGAGGACATCTATCATAATCCGATTGCGTTCTTCGATGGCGTCGAGCCATTCGTGCGTGATGCATATTCTGGCTACACCTCGGCTACGCGTCTGAGCGAGTCGATCCACGTACTTGCGGACTACGACCTGCTCGGAAACGCGCTCGAGGAGACAACCTTCATCGGTAGAGACCTCCCGTTCCTGAATCCCGCTGCGGGTGCAGACACGATCGAACGCGTCGCCCGTACGTTCAGCAACGACACGGCCAACTGGCAAATTGGGCTCCTCGAGGCCCAGGAGCATTGCAGCACGGTGGGCAGCCAAACGGCGTGCCGAAACATGACCCGCACCTACGATACGTCCGGGCGAACCAAGACCGTTGCGTGGGGCACGCCGGGCGATCCGGAGACGCAGGTCTCGGTATTGTTCTCCCGCGATGGTTTCGGCAACATCACCAAGACGGTCGCTCTGGATGCGTTCGAGGGGCGGCGCGCGACGTGCACCTCCTATGAGGCGGAGGGCGTCTTCCCTTATGCACAGCGCAATGCCGAAGGGCACCTCACGCTGACGAAATTCGACCCACGACACGGCGGACTCCTGGCAACGATCGATCCTGATGCGTTGACGACGCAGTGGGCGTACGACGGACTCGGTCGCACGAAACGCGAGCTGCGGCCCGACGGTACGCAGACGACGGTCGGGCTGGCGAGGCTCGGCTCTGGCAACGCCGGTGATCCCTGGACCATCCAGGCCACGACGACAGCCACGGGGGCAGGTACCGAGGTGACCGAAGTCGACCCGCTCGGTCGCGTCCTACGCACGTTGTCACCCGGCGTGGCGACGGCGACCACGCCCTCGCCGCCGCGAATCCTGCGAGAGATCCTCTACGACGAATACGGCGAGCATGTGGCTCGGCGCCTGGTACCGATCGCGGAGAACGCGCCGCAAAATCAGCGACGTTACGAATCGTTCTACCGCGACGCGCTCGGACGCATCACGAATCACGTTTCGCCCTGGGACGGCTCTACGACGTACACCTACGAAGGGGAGACCGTCCGCATCGAAGATCCTCGCTCCCACGAGACCGTCACGACCCTCGATTCGCTCGGCAGACCAGCGACGATCACGGACGCGCACGGGATGGACACGACCTACACGTACGGGCCCTTTGGCGTGTTGTGGCGCGTCAAGGATCCGGGCGAGGCGGAGACGGTCACCGAGCACGATGCCTACGGCCGAGTGCGCGTCGCGAATGATCCCGATCGGGGCGTGACCGAACTGCATTACTCCGGTTTTGGCGACCTGCGGTGGAGCCAGGACGCTCTCGGCAGAAAAATGACCTTGTCGCGCGATCGGCTCGGTCGCGTGAAGCAGCGCAGTGACACCAACACGACGACCCCCGGCACGCCGGTTGAGAACACGTATTGGGTGTGGGACACGGCACAAGGGAAGGGGGTCGGGAAGATCGCCAGTGTGACGAGTCCTGCGGGGCACATCGAGCGATTCCGCTACGACGCGCTCGGTCGGGTCGCAAACATGGGGCTCGCAATCGACAACGAGGCATTCGATGTAAGCTTTGCCTACGATCCGCAATATGGAAGGCTTGCGACGACCACCACGCAGGCCCCGGGTGAGGCCCCGTTCGTCGTCGCTCGCGACTACGATGCCGCTGGACATCTCCTTGCAGTGCGAGATCCCGCAACCCCTGCCGCGGATGCGTACTGGACCCTGACGGCAACGGACGGCGCTGGCCGGATCACGGGCGAGAAGTTCGGCAACGACGCCACCACAACCCGTACCTACTTCGCGGACAAGAATCGTGTCGAGAGCATTTTCACGCAAAGCGGCACGACGACGCTGCAACATCTCTGGTACACTTACGATGACAAGCTGAACCTGGAGACGCGAAGCGACTACGTCCAGATACCGTCGAAGACGGAGACATTCTCGTATGACGCACTCGATAGGCTCGAGTGCGCGAGCTTCGATGCCCTCGGTGACCCGTGCCAGCGCAAGTGGGAGTACCTGGACAACGGCAACCTCCTCGTGGCACCGGGGCTGGGGCAGTACGAGTACATGTCGCGCCCCCATGTCGTTGATAAGGTAGGCGCTGCGCAGTTCTACCATGACGCGGTGGGGAACCAGATCGGACGCCCCGGCGCGACGATCGAGTACACGCCCTTCGATCAGCCCAAACGCTTCACGCTGGCCGGCGGAGCAGTCACGCTCGATTATAGCGGAGACGGGGCGCGGATCCGGAAGACGACGCCCACGACCGTGACCGTGTACCTGGGCGGCCTGTACGAGCGCGTGACACACCTCGACAGCCAGCTCGTCGAGCACAGGTACTACATCTCGTCGAGCGAGCGTCCCGTGGCGGTGGTCACGCGCTCGGCGGGATCGACGAGCACCCTGTACCTGCATGTCGACAACCTCGGCTCCATCGATGTCGTCACGAACGGCGCGGGCAGCCAGCACGAGCGACGCAGCTACGATCCGTTTGGAGCGCGAAGGAACCCCGCGTGGGGAGCCTCTGGTCCGTGGTCCCCCTCGGCGAGCACGACGATCGGCTTCACGGGGCACGAGGCCGACGACGAGCTGGGGCTCGTCCACATGCGCGGACGCGTCTACGATCCGACGTTCGGGCGGTTCTTGACGATGGATCCCATCGTATCGCGTCCACTCGATGGACAGAACTGGAACCCGTATGCATACGTGTTGAACAACCCGCTCGCATATGTGGATCCGTCCGGTTTCGAGCAGACAACGCCGGGGCAGCCACTCCCCGAACCGTTTTCGCCGGAGGAAATCCTCGTCATTGGCGAAGCCCCTCCCGTCGCGCCCAAGCCGGTTTCGAACGATGACGGTTGGGAACTCCCCGCAGGCTACGGCATCGTATGGCCGACAGACGTTGGAACTTGGGGCAACACGGCGCGGTTCGAGCCGGCGCCACCACCGCTGCCAGAGCGGGGACCGCAGAGCGGCTGGGACATTGCGGTGAGCTTCCTGCGCGGCGCGGTCGGTGCGTACGGGGAGAGCGTTGTAGAAGGCGCAATCACGGCTGTGGTGACGGCCATGCCGGGAGGGCTCTTTCTCAATTCCGGGTATCAGTTGCTCAAGCTCTGGACGGCGGGTATACACGAGGCGCGCGAGGGGTACAGGGCGGATGGCGTCATGGGCGCCGTGGCGGGCTACTTGAACGTGCTGAACCCGCTCTACCACTTGGGCGTAGGCGTGACAGGATCGGTCCTGGCGGTGGAGGACAAGGATTACCAAGCAGTCGGTGCCCGTGCGTTCGGGGTCGGGGCCATGGTGGTTACGGCCATCGTGAGCGGGAAGCTTGCGGCTGCGGAGGGGGCAGTGGCTCGCGGCGGAGCTAGCACCGGCAGCGGCCAAGGCGGCATCCTCGTCCGTTTTGGTGCGGAGGCTGAATCCGCTGAGGCGCTCGCTGCTGGCGCCGCAAAAGCCGAGGCACACGGATTCCCCCATGGGGTATCCACCAAGTTGGTTTCTCGTTTGTCGGGTTCGGACCGCGCCCACAGGTCTGCGCCCTATGCAGAGGTCACAAAGCACTTCGAGGTGCAGCAAACCGGTAGAAACCCTGCCCATCATACTGTCCACTTGCCGAAACCCGTAACCGCAGAGGTTGCGAGGTTGTTCAACGAGATCTTCCAGGTGAGGCAATAA
- a CDS encoding RCC1 domain-containing protein, which translates to MACVPFAQVSCYTGPADTEGVGVCASGLQPCDERGQPVGACIGQTTPMAEQCDTEGRDEDCDGQINEPDAHCCGDGVLAFGETCDDGNADPTDACTPLCMPPFCGDGFVQGALGEQCDGGPLCSPWCRHRKIVSAASNNITCAVLPDGKARCWGSASGGGLGSEDNYESLGDEFGEMGHKLRAVKLGEGARVVEVGNGNGYGCALLDDGRIKCWGNNTMGCLGLGHGKSVGGKPGEMGDELPPVDLGTGAKAISIAVGFTHNCALLADGRVKCWGENTAGALGLGDWEARGDDPGEMGDALPAVDLGADVKVLTITVGKYHSCVLLMDGRVKCWGSGSHGQLGTGDMEARGDDPGEMGDAVPAIDLGTHVKATALASAGAHSCALLDDGRVKCWGGNYDGALGLGDLLDRGDEPGEMGDALPAVDLGAGAKATAIAAGGANSCAVLDDGRVKCWGYNGHGKLGLGDTKARGDGPGEMGDNLPPVDLGTGAVAVTIVPGLYHACVILQEGRIKCWGSNGFGALGLGDIESRGDEPGEMGDALPLVNLGASSW; encoded by the coding sequence ATGGCCTGCGTCCCCTTCGCGCAGGTCTCCTGCTACACGGGGCCCGCGGACACCGAGGGCGTGGGCGTCTGCGCGAGCGGCCTTCAACCCTGCGATGAGCGCGGGCAACCTGTCGGCGCGTGTATCGGGCAGACAACCCCCATGGCCGAGCAGTGCGACACCGAGGGCCGTGACGAGGACTGCGACGGCCAGATCAACGAACCTGACGCCCACTGTTGCGGCGACGGCGTCCTCGCCTTCGGCGAGACGTGCGACGACGGCAATGCTGATCCGACGGACGCCTGCACCCCGCTCTGCATGCCGCCCTTCTGCGGCGACGGCTTCGTTCAGGGGGCGCTCGGAGAGCAGTGCGATGGCGGCCCCTTGTGTTCGCCCTGGTGCAGGCACCGGAAGATCGTGAGTGCTGCAAGCAACAACATCACGTGCGCGGTTCTACCCGACGGCAAAGCCCGGTGCTGGGGTAGCGCATCGGGCGGTGGGCTTGGCAGCGAGGATAATTATGAAAGCCTGGGCGATGAGTTCGGCGAGATGGGTCATAAGTTGCGCGCTGTCAAGCTCGGGGAGGGGGCACGGGTCGTCGAGGTAGGGAATGGCAACGGGTACGGATGCGCGTTGCTCGACGATGGGCGTATCAAATGCTGGGGGAACAACACAATGGGGTGCCTGGGCCTTGGTCACGGCAAATCCGTGGGCGGCAAGCCGGGCGAGATGGGCGACGAACTTCCCCCCGTCGATCTCGGTACGGGTGCGAAGGCGATCTCCATCGCGGTGGGATTCACGCACAACTGCGCGCTGCTCGCGGATGGCCGCGTCAAATGCTGGGGTGAGAACACCGCCGGCGCGCTCGGGCTGGGCGACTGGGAAGCCCGGGGAGACGATCCAGGCGAGATGGGCGACGCGTTACCAGCCGTCGACCTGGGGGCCGACGTGAAGGTCCTCACGATAACGGTGGGCAAATACCATAGCTGCGTCCTGCTCATGGATGGGCGCGTGAAATGCTGGGGCAGCGGTTCGCACGGCCAGCTCGGGACTGGGGACATGGAGGCTCGGGGGGATGACCCTGGCGAAATGGGAGACGCGGTGCCTGCCATCGACCTCGGGACCCACGTGAAGGCTACGGCGCTCGCCTCCGCGGGCGCCCACAGTTGCGCGTTGCTGGACGACGGCCGTGTGAAATGCTGGGGCGGCAACTACGACGGAGCGCTCGGGCTGGGCGACTTGCTCGACCGGGGAGATGAACCGGGCGAGATGGGTGATGCGCTGCCGGCGGTCGACCTCGGAGCGGGCGCGAAGGCGACTGCCATCGCCGCAGGTGGAGCAAACAGTTGCGCTGTCCTCGACGACGGGCGCGTCAAATGCTGGGGCTACAATGGGCATGGCAAGCTCGGCCTCGGGGACACGAAGGCCCGAGGAGATGGCCCGGGCGAGATGGGCGACAACCTGCCTCCTGTGGACCTCGGTACGGGCGCGGTGGCGGTCACCATCGTGCCGGGCCTCTATCACGCCTGCGTGATCCTCCAGGAAGGTCGCATCAAGTGCTGGGGATCGAACGGGTTCGGAGCGCTCGGGCTGGGCGACATCGAAAGCCGCGGCGACGAGCCCGGCGAGATGGGGGACGCGCTTCCGTTGGTGAATCTGGGGGCGAGTTCATGGTGA
- a CDS encoding DUF4215 domain-containing protein, with product MRRKHALIFFPLAAVSLAGAIAVGCGGGDPSSTPGGTGTGGAPDGGDTGGGGEGGDIFVGSGGTGGAGGVGGAGGTGGDCDGGPCGPVCGNGVIEPGEVCDDGNVNAGDGCSNDCTTIEKDYACPMPGMACVSTVVCGDGKVTGAETCDDTNAAPGDGCDALCQVELGWQCPFIGAACQAAACGDSIIAGKEECEDGNAVAGDGCDVNCQLEIGWVCPPGMPCKATVCGDAIVEGKEPCDDGNNNMGDGCTPFCQREPDCTLGACKSTCGDGLKLPGDNEQCEDGNSADGDGCSSTCQLEPGFSCQDVAQNAGSTLEIPIVLRDFKIAHPDFENFSGNDLGIVQSMLGPDGKPVYAGNPTTPTTSGKANFDQWYRDVAGVNFTVLQKLTLTQLPSGAYRFDDSTFFPLNGIAFGNEGNANNFHFTSEVRYWFEYKGNEQLDFTGDDDVWVFVNKRLAVNLGGVHGAQTGGVLLNAAKALELGLELGKIYETVVLQAERHTSQSNYRLTLSNFVNTKSTCQSVCGDGVLTPNEACDDGTNDGSYGSCTPDCKKGPYCGDGIVQPEGNEECDDGVNLTPYGSGCAPGCKTGASCGDGQIDSLFGELCDDGTNDGGYGECAAGCTLGPRCGDGIVQAGFESCDDGNKTPGDGCDQKCVMESPK from the coding sequence ATGCGACGCAAACACGCCTTGATCTTCTTCCCCCTCGCGGCTGTTTCCCTGGCCGGCGCGATCGCCGTCGGCTGCGGAGGCGGCGACCCCTCCAGCACGCCGGGCGGAACGGGGACCGGCGGCGCGCCTGATGGCGGGGACACCGGCGGCGGGGGCGAGGGCGGGGACATTTTCGTCGGGTCCGGGGGCACGGGCGGCGCGGGGGGCGTGGGCGGCGCGGGGGGCACCGGGGGCGATTGTGACGGCGGGCCGTGCGGCCCGGTGTGCGGCAATGGGGTCATCGAGCCGGGGGAGGTCTGCGACGACGGCAACGTGAACGCGGGGGACGGCTGCTCGAACGATTGCACCACGATCGAGAAGGATTACGCGTGCCCGATGCCGGGCATGGCTTGCGTGAGCACGGTCGTCTGCGGCGACGGCAAGGTCACGGGCGCCGAGACGTGCGACGACACGAATGCCGCGCCGGGCGACGGCTGCGACGCGCTTTGCCAGGTCGAGCTCGGCTGGCAATGCCCCTTCATCGGCGCGGCTTGCCAGGCCGCCGCGTGCGGCGACAGCATCATCGCGGGCAAGGAAGAGTGCGAAGACGGCAACGCCGTGGCCGGCGACGGCTGCGACGTGAATTGCCAGCTCGAAATCGGATGGGTTTGCCCGCCGGGCATGCCGTGCAAGGCCACCGTCTGCGGCGATGCGATCGTCGAGGGCAAGGAGCCCTGCGACGACGGCAACAACAACATGGGCGACGGCTGCACGCCCTTCTGCCAGCGCGAGCCCGACTGCACGTTGGGCGCGTGCAAGTCGACCTGCGGCGACGGCCTCAAGCTCCCGGGCGACAACGAGCAATGCGAGGACGGCAATAGCGCAGACGGCGACGGCTGCTCGTCGACCTGCCAGCTCGAACCGGGTTTTTCCTGCCAGGACGTCGCGCAGAACGCGGGGAGCACGCTGGAGATCCCGATCGTCCTGCGCGACTTCAAGATCGCGCACCCCGATTTCGAGAACTTCAGCGGCAACGACCTCGGCATCGTGCAGTCGATGCTCGGCCCGGACGGCAAGCCTGTCTACGCCGGCAACCCGACGACGCCGACCACCTCGGGCAAGGCGAACTTCGATCAATGGTACCGCGACGTCGCGGGCGTGAACTTCACGGTCCTGCAGAAGCTCACGCTGACGCAATTGCCCTCGGGCGCGTACCGGTTCGACGACTCGACGTTTTTCCCGCTGAACGGCATCGCCTTCGGCAACGAGGGGAACGCGAACAACTTCCACTTCACGAGCGAGGTCCGGTACTGGTTCGAGTACAAGGGCAACGAGCAGCTCGATTTCACGGGCGACGACGACGTGTGGGTCTTCGTGAACAAGCGGCTCGCGGTGAACCTCGGCGGCGTGCACGGGGCGCAGACGGGCGGCGTCTTGCTCAACGCCGCGAAGGCGCTGGAGCTCGGCCTCGAGCTCGGCAAGATCTACGAGACCGTCGTCCTCCAGGCCGAGCGGCACACGTCGCAATCGAACTACCGCCTCACGCTCTCCAATTTCGTGAACACGAAATCGACCTGCCAGAGCGTCTGCGGCGACGGCGTCCTCACCCCGAACGAGGCCTGCGACGACGGCACGAACGACGGCAGCTACGGCTCGTGTACGCCCGACTGCAAGAAGGGCCCGTATTGTGGTGACGGCATCGTGCAGCCGGAGGGCAACGAGGAGTGCGATGACGGCGTCAATTTGACCCCGTACGGCAGTGGGTGCGCGCCGGGCTGCAAGACGGGCGCCTCCTGCGGCGACGGCCAGATCGACAGCCTCTTCGGCGAGCTTTGTGACGACGGCACGAACGACGGCGGCTACGGCGAATGCGCCGCGGGCTGCACGCTCGGGCCGCGCTGCGGCGACGGCATCGTCCAGGCGGGCTTCGAGTCGTGCGACGACGGCAACAAGACGCCCGGCGACGGCTGCGATCAGAAATGCGTGATGGAATCGCCCAAGTGA